GAGTATCCCGCCAGGAACCGCTCGCAGCTCGTCATCGTTCCTCCACCCATCGCGTGTGGCCGGCCCAGTCCGCGGCGCGCGTGCGTCGGCGCGTCGTCAAGCCACGTTGTACGCGAAAGGCCCCCCGGTGTTCCCACGCCTCAGTGTTGCTCGGACACAGCCCGCGTCGTTCCGCCACAGCAACTGCATGGCTCACGCGGAGACGCGGAGACACGGAGGAGAACAACATAGAAAGAAAAAAAGGGACGGGGAATCGGGATCCCCGTCCCTCCTCTTGTTTTCTCTCAGCGTCTCCGCGTCTCCGCGTGAGACCCGCTGTTCCTTCGACTCAGTCGAGAAGCGGCGCGATGAGCTGGGCGAAGTTGTTGCGAGCGCGGTTCAGGCGGCTCTTGACGGTGCCCAGGTTGGCGCCCGTGATGTCGGCGATCTCCTCGTACGTCTTCCCCTCCATTTCGCGGAGGATGAAGACCGTGCGGTGATGCTCCGGGAGCTGGTCCACCGTGTTCTCCACCATGCTCTTGAGGTGGCGCTTCCGGTAGAGGTCATCCGGACGGTAGGTGTTGTCCTCCCACTCCAGCGGCCGCGAGTCGGCGTCCCAGTTCTTCTTGATCGTCTGGAAGAGCACCAGCGGGTTGCGCGAGCGGTTGCGCAGCTCGTTCTTCGCCAGGTTCGACGCGATCGTGTAGACCCAGGTCGAAAACTTCTTGCTCTGGTCGAAGCGGTGCAGGTGCCGGTACACCCGGATGAACGTCTCCTGCACCAGGTCTTCCGCGCGCTCGCGGTCGCCGGTGGTGCGGTAGACGAAGTTCAGCAGCCGCGTCTGGTAGCGCTCCACCAGCTCGCCGAAGGCGCGCTTCTCTCCGTCCAGGAAGGCGGCCACTACGCCGCTGTCGTCGAGCTGCTTGAGCGCCCCGCGGGCCGACGCGGGGTCGGCGGCTTTGGGTGCGCGGGCGAAGACGTCTATCATGGGAACCCCCTTCCAGGGAACTGCTTCGGGTTGGGTTTGGCCGGGCTGCACGGTGGGAGAAAGGCAGGGGACGTGCCCCGTTCCGCAACCCTCCTAAAACAGCCGCAATGCCGCTTGCCTGCTCGGTTTTCCGCTCGCGGCGCCGGTGGGTCGCCCCCGCCGGCCTGTCCCCGTTCGAGGACACCGCGTGCAGACTCTGGACACCGGCCCTCCCCCGCCCCGCCGGCCTACATCCCCATCACGAACCCCGCCGCGTACAGGAGGGTGCAGATGGTCTTGCCGTCGGTGATCTCGCCGTCGCGCACCATGCGCAGCGCTTCGGACATGGGGAGGGGCACCGTCTCCATGAACTCGTCGGGGTCGAACTCCGTCTCGCCCGCCGTGAGGCCGGTGGCCAGGTAGAGGTGGATCTGCTCGTCCGTGAAGCCCGGCGTGGTCCAGATGGTGGTGAGGAAGCGGATGGAGCCTGCGGTGAGCCCCGTCTCTTCGCGAAGCTCGCGCCTCGCGCATTCCTCCCAGGGCTCGCCCGGCCGGTCCGGCCGCCCGGCCGGCACCTCGTACAGGTAGCCGCCGGCGGCGTAGCGGTACTGGCGGATCAGGACGATCTGCGGGTCGCCGCCCGCCGGGTCGCTGAGGACGGGGAGGACCGCCGCAGCGCCGGAGTGCCGGATCAGCTCCAGCTCGCCCGTGGAGCCGTCCGGAAAGCGGACGGTGTCCACCCCGAGGTCCACGATGCGCCCCTTGTGGACCGGCCTCCGCGAGATCAGCCCCGGCTCGCGGGCCGGGGGTGTGGGGTCGCTCATCGGTTTCCGCACCTTGAAGATGTCCAAAGAAGGGGCGCCGCTCAACCGGCTGAGCGGCGCCCTAACAACAACTTAACGAACGTTCGAAGCGGGTCAGTCCAGCACTTCGGCGGGGTCCACCACCTCCACCGGGCCGATACCCAGCGCCTCCAGCGGGGCCCGCACCTGGTCCGCGTCGCCGGCCACCACGATGACGGCGCGGTCAGGATGGAGGCGCCTGCGCGCCGCCTGCAGCACCTCGTCCGTCGTCACGGACAGGACGCGCTCCCGATGGCCCTGGTAGTAGTCGCTCGGGAGCGCGTACGTCACCAGCCCCGCCAGGCGCGCCGCCACGCCGGCGGTGGTCTCCACCGTCAGCGGAAAGACGCCGGCCAGGTAGTCGCGCGCGTCGCGAAGCTCGTCGTGCGACACCTCGGCGTCGCGCATGCCGCGGATCTCGCGCAGGATCTCCTCCACCGCGTGCGCCGTGACCTCGGTCTGCACGGCGGTGGAGGCGTAGAAGGCGCCCCGCTGCCGCCGCGCCGTCCACAGCGTGCTAACGCCGTACGTGTAGCCGCGCCGCTCGCGCAGGTTCATGTTGAGCCGCGACGAGAAGGAGCCGCCCAGGATGCTGTTCATCACCGTGATGGCGGTGTAGTCCGGCGCCCCGCGCTCCACCCCCACGTGCCCCAGCCGGATCTCGCTCTGCACCGCGCCGGGCCGGTGCGCCACCACCACCGTCGCCTGCTCGCTGCGCGGCGTGACCGCGGGGACGGCGGCGGGAAGGCTCTCCCCCTTCCAGTCGCCGAAGAAGCGCTCCGCAAGCGCCGCCAGCTCGTCCAATCCCACGTCGCCCGCGCCCACGAGCGCGCTCCCCGCGGGGGCGTAGCGCGCGGCATGGAAGGCGGCCACCTGCTCGCGACCGAGCGCGCCCACGGTCGTGGAGGTGCCGCCCACGGGACGCGCGAAGGGCGTGTGGGCGGCGTAGGTGTAGCGGCTGAAGATCTCCGTGGCCAGCGCGGAGGGGTCGGTGCGGCGGTGCGCGAGGGTGCCCAGCCGCTCCACGCGTAGCCGCTCCACCTCCGCATCGGGGAAGGTGGGGCGGCGCGCCATGTCCGCCAGGAGCTCCATCCCCTGCTCCAGCCGCGCGCGGAGCGAGGTGAAGCCGAACTGCGCCACGTCCCACCCGGTGTTGCTGTCGAGCGTGATCCCCAGCCCGTCCGCCGTCTCCGCGATCTGGTCGGCCGTGCGCTCCCCCGCGCCCGACTCCAGCAGGGTGGCGGTGAGGGTGGCGACGCCGGCGGTGGCATCCTCCTCGGCGGTGGCGCCGGCGTTGGCCACCAGCTCCAGCGTCACCACGGGGAAACGGCGCGTCTCCGCCACCACCACCTCCAGCCCGTTGGCGAGCGTGGTGCGCTCCACGGCGGGAAAGTGGAAGGGGCGCACCGGCCCCGGCGTGGGCGCCTGCGCCCGATCGTCCGCCCCGCTCACGCGGCCACCGCCTGCGCCGCGCGCGGCACGTACGTGAGCACGACACGGTTGTCCGCGTGCAGGTACCGTTCGGCCAGCGCGCGCACGTGCTCGGAGGTGACGGCGCGGTAGCGGTCCAGCTCGGTGTTGATCCGCTCCGGCTGGTCGAAGAGGGTGGTGAGCATCGAGAGGCGGTCGGCGCGCTCGGCCACGCGCTGCAGCTCCAGCGTGTTGCGCGCCTCCAGCCCCGTGAGCGCGCGCTCCAGCTCCGCGGCCGACGGGCCCTCCATCGCCACCGCCTCAAGCTGCTCCAGGATCGCCGTCTCCAGCGCCGCGGGGTCGCCGCCGGGGGGCGAGATGCCGCGCACCATCAGCGACGCGGCGCCCGTCACGATGGGGAGGCAGAACGCCGACGCCGCGCGGGCGATGCGCCGG
The DNA window shown above is from Longimicrobium sp. and carries:
- a CDS encoding sigma-70 family RNA polymerase sigma factor, giving the protein MIDVFARAPKAADPASARGALKQLDDSGVVAAFLDGEKRAFGELVERYQTRLLNFVYRTTGDRERAEDLVQETFIRVYRHLHRFDQSKKFSTWVYTIASNLAKNELRNRSRNPLVLFQTIKKNWDADSRPLEWEDNTYRPDDLYRKRHLKSMVENTVDQLPEHHRTVFILREMEGKTYEEIADITGANLGTVKSRLNRARNNFAQLIAPLLD
- a CDS encoding NUDIX hydrolase; this translates as MSDPTPPAREPGLISRRPVHKGRIVDLGVDTVRFPDGSTGELELIRHSGAAAVLPVLSDPAGGDPQIVLIRQYRYAAGGYLYEVPAGRPDRPGEPWEECARRELREETGLTAGSIRFLTTIWTTPGFTDEQIHLYLATGLTAGETEFDPDEFMETVPLPMSEALRMVRDGEITDGKTICTLLYAAGFVMGM
- a CDS encoding pitrilysin family protein; amino-acid sequence: MSGADDRAQAPTPGPVRPFHFPAVERTTLANGLEVVVAETRRFPVVTLELVANAGATAEEDATAGVATLTATLLESGAGERTADQIAETADGLGITLDSNTGWDVAQFGFTSLRARLEQGMELLADMARRPTFPDAEVERLRVERLGTLAHRRTDPSALATEIFSRYTYAAHTPFARPVGGTSTTVGALGREQVAAFHAARYAPAGSALVGAGDVGLDELAALAERFFGDWKGESLPAAVPAVTPRSEQATVVVAHRPGAVQSEIRLGHVGVERGAPDYTAITVMNSILGGSFSSRLNMNLRERRGYTYGVSTLWTARRQRGAFYASTAVQTEVTAHAVEEILREIRGMRDAEVSHDELRDARDYLAGVFPLTVETTAGVAARLAGLVTYALPSDYYQGHRERVLSVTTDEVLQAARRRLHPDRAVIVVAGDADQVRAPLEALGIGPVEVVDPAEVLD